Proteins from a genomic interval of Geodermatophilus obscurus DSM 43160:
- a CDS encoding ATP-dependent helicase: MPALDRFSEPTRAWFTGAFAEPTAAQEGAWRAISSGGHALVVAPTGSGKTLAAFLWSLDRLAGTPPPADEQARCRVLYVSPLKALAVDVERNLRAPLTGIGQAAARLGLPRPEIQVGTRSGDTPAEERRAFARRPTDILITTPESLFLLLTSSAREALRGVETVIVDEVHAVADTKRGAHLAVSLDRLDELLERPAQRIGLSATVRPVEEVAAFLAGGRPVEVVAPGSGKQWDLSVVVPVEDMSALGQPTGELDGSAAGDQPRTSIWPAVEERVLDLVEAHRSTIVFANSRRLAERLTSRLNELAYERATGEPVPPGTNAAALMAQAGSGGGVPEGVQPVAAAHHGSVSREQRAIVEEALKSGRLPAVVATSSLELGIDMGAVDLVVQVEAPPTVASGLQRVGRAGHQVGAVSRGVLFPKYRGDLVQCALVAERMKAGAIESIRYLRNPLDVLAQQVVAIVSERPRTVDEVAALVRRSAPFASLPDSALHAVLDMLAGRYPSDAFAELRPRLTWDRVTDTLTARGGAQRLAVTSGGTIPDRGLFGVFLVGGDDSRGGRRVGELDEEMVYESRVGDVFLLGSSSWRIEEITHDRVLVSPAPGQPGKMPFWHGDAPGRPLELGRALGAFLREVGTATPEAGLDRARAAGLDEWGAANLLAYLAEQKQATGHLPDDRTLLVERFRDELGDWRLVVHSPFGAQVNAPWALVLAARLRERYGVDVASMHSDDGIVLRLPDTTGEPPEADLAVLDPDDVEREVTAEVGSSALFASRFRECAARALLLPRRDPRRRTPLWQQRQRAAQLLSVASEFSSFPITLEAAREVLQDVYDVPGLVELMRDVRSRRVRVVDVQTQAASPFAQSLLFGYVGQFLYEGDAPLAERRAQALALDTGLLAELLGRSELRELLDAEALTEVENELQRLPAQRHPRDLDGAADLLRIVGDLTPAQAAARGVGREWLDELVAARRALVVRIAGEERYVAIEDAGRLRDALGTALPVGVPEVFTEPVPDPLGDLVGRYARTHGPFQPGEVAQRLGLGVAVVTATVQRLVGTGRLVTGEFRPGGSGQEWCDADVLRSVRRRSLARLRQEVEPVPIGTLARFTPSWQSVGSRMRGPDGVLAVVEQLAGALVPASALESLVLPARVRDYSPAMLDELTSAGEVLWAGAGGLPGGDGWVSLVPADLAPLLLPEPLELPEAGSTVLGPLSGGQALFFRGLSDLAGSTDDAAFADLVWDLVWSGVLTNDTLAPLRTRLSGGGTHKRQPAPPRARLDRSRYGRTRLGRPAMPTRSGPPTMAGRWSRLPDREPNATKRTTARAEALLERHGVLTRGAVVAEQVSGGFSAVYPVLRAFEENGRARRGYFVETLGAAQFGTPGSVDRLRGFASPDRVPSGAVVLAATDPANVYGAALPWPERPDGASAEPGSDAGAAVDVGEGTGGGRRSTGHRAGRKAGALVVLVDGELVLYVERGGKTLLSWTEDETALKEAATALSGAVAAGALGRMVVQKADGASVHEATPLSAALQAAGFAATPRGLRLRA, from the coding sequence GTGCCCGCCCTCGACCGGTTCTCCGAGCCCACCCGGGCCTGGTTCACCGGCGCCTTCGCCGAGCCCACCGCCGCCCAGGAGGGCGCCTGGCGAGCCATCAGCAGCGGCGGCCACGCCCTCGTCGTGGCCCCCACCGGCTCGGGCAAGACGCTCGCCGCCTTCCTGTGGTCGCTCGACCGGCTGGCCGGCACACCGCCGCCGGCCGACGAGCAGGCCCGCTGCCGGGTCCTCTACGTCTCTCCTCTCAAGGCACTGGCCGTCGACGTCGAGCGCAACCTGCGCGCCCCGCTGACCGGCATCGGCCAGGCCGCGGCCCGGCTGGGCCTGCCGCGCCCGGAGATCCAGGTCGGCACCCGGTCCGGCGACACCCCCGCCGAGGAGCGGCGCGCCTTCGCCCGCCGGCCCACCGACATCCTCATCACCACGCCCGAGTCGCTCTTCCTGCTGCTCACGAGCTCGGCGCGCGAGGCGCTGCGCGGCGTCGAGACGGTGATCGTCGACGAGGTCCACGCGGTGGCCGACACCAAGCGCGGCGCGCACCTGGCCGTCTCCCTCGACCGGCTCGACGAGCTGCTGGAGCGCCCGGCACAGCGGATCGGCCTGTCGGCCACGGTGCGCCCCGTCGAGGAGGTGGCCGCCTTCCTGGCCGGTGGCCGGCCGGTGGAGGTGGTCGCACCCGGGTCGGGGAAGCAGTGGGACCTCTCGGTCGTCGTCCCGGTCGAGGACATGAGCGCCCTCGGCCAGCCCACCGGCGAGCTCGACGGCTCCGCGGCGGGCGACCAGCCGCGGACGTCGATCTGGCCGGCGGTGGAGGAACGGGTCCTCGACCTCGTGGAGGCCCACCGCAGCACGATCGTCTTCGCCAACTCGCGGCGGCTGGCCGAGCGGCTGACCAGCCGGCTCAACGAGCTGGCCTACGAGCGGGCGACCGGCGAGCCCGTCCCGCCGGGCACCAACGCCGCCGCGTTGATGGCGCAGGCCGGCTCCGGAGGCGGGGTGCCCGAAGGCGTGCAGCCGGTCGCCGCCGCCCACCACGGCTCGGTGTCCCGCGAGCAGCGGGCGATCGTGGAGGAGGCGCTGAAGTCCGGGCGGCTGCCGGCGGTGGTGGCCACCTCGAGCCTCGAGCTCGGCATCGACATGGGGGCGGTCGACCTGGTCGTGCAGGTGGAGGCGCCGCCCACGGTCGCGTCGGGCCTGCAGCGGGTCGGCCGCGCCGGCCACCAGGTCGGCGCGGTCAGCCGGGGCGTGCTCTTCCCCAAGTACCGCGGCGACCTGGTCCAGTGCGCGCTGGTCGCCGAACGGATGAAGGCCGGCGCGATCGAGTCGATCCGCTACCTGCGCAACCCGCTCGACGTGCTGGCCCAGCAGGTGGTCGCGATCGTCTCCGAGCGGCCGCGGACCGTCGACGAGGTCGCCGCACTGGTCCGCCGGTCGGCGCCGTTCGCCTCGCTGCCGGACTCCGCGCTGCACGCGGTGCTCGACATGCTGGCCGGTCGCTACCCCTCCGACGCCTTCGCCGAGCTGCGGCCGCGGCTGACCTGGGACCGGGTCACCGACACCCTGACCGCTCGCGGCGGCGCGCAGCGGCTGGCGGTCACCAGCGGCGGCACCATCCCCGACCGGGGCCTGTTCGGCGTCTTCCTCGTGGGCGGCGATGACAGCCGCGGCGGCCGGCGGGTCGGCGAGCTCGACGAGGAGATGGTCTACGAGTCACGGGTGGGAGACGTGTTCCTCCTCGGTTCCTCCTCCTGGCGGATCGAGGAGATCACCCACGACCGCGTGCTGGTGAGCCCCGCCCCCGGCCAGCCCGGGAAGATGCCGTTCTGGCACGGCGACGCCCCCGGCCGCCCCCTGGAGCTGGGTCGTGCGCTGGGCGCCTTCCTCCGCGAGGTCGGCACCGCGACGCCCGAGGCCGGGCTCGACCGCGCCCGCGCCGCCGGCCTCGACGAGTGGGGCGCGGCCAACCTGCTGGCCTACCTCGCCGAGCAGAAGCAGGCCACCGGGCACCTGCCCGACGACCGCACGCTGCTCGTGGAGCGCTTCCGCGACGAGCTCGGTGACTGGCGGCTGGTCGTCCACTCCCCGTTCGGCGCGCAGGTCAACGCCCCGTGGGCGCTCGTGCTCGCCGCCCGGCTGCGGGAGCGCTACGGCGTGGACGTCGCCTCGATGCACTCCGACGACGGCATCGTGCTGCGGCTGCCCGACACCACCGGCGAGCCGCCGGAGGCCGACCTCGCCGTCCTGGACCCGGATGACGTCGAACGCGAGGTGACCGCCGAGGTCGGCAGCTCGGCGCTGTTCGCCAGCCGGTTCCGTGAGTGCGCGGCGCGGGCGCTGCTGCTCCCCCGCCGCGACCCGCGCCGGCGCACCCCGCTGTGGCAGCAACGGCAGCGCGCCGCACAGCTGCTCTCGGTGGCCAGCGAGTTCTCCAGCTTCCCCATCACGCTGGAGGCCGCCCGCGAGGTGCTGCAGGACGTCTACGACGTGCCCGGCCTGGTCGAGCTGATGCGCGACGTCCGCTCCCGCCGGGTGCGGGTGGTCGACGTGCAGACCCAGGCGGCCTCGCCGTTCGCCCAGTCGCTGCTGTTCGGCTACGTCGGCCAGTTCCTCTACGAGGGCGACGCCCCGCTGGCCGAGCGGCGGGCGCAGGCGCTGGCCCTCGACACCGGCCTGCTCGCCGAGCTGCTGGGCCGCTCCGAGCTGAGGGAGCTGCTCGACGCCGAGGCGCTGACCGAGGTGGAGAACGAGCTGCAGCGGCTGCCGGCCCAACGCCACCCCCGCGACCTCGACGGCGCCGCTGACCTGCTGCGCATCGTTGGTGACCTCACCCCCGCCCAGGCCGCCGCCCGCGGCGTGGGCCGGGAGTGGCTCGACGAGCTGGTGGCCGCCCGCCGCGCGCTGGTGGTGCGCATCGCCGGCGAGGAGCGGTACGTGGCGATCGAGGACGCCGGCCGGCTGCGCGACGCCCTCGGCACGGCCCTGCCCGTCGGGGTGCCCGAGGTGTTCACCGAGCCGGTGCCCGACCCGCTCGGTGACCTGGTCGGCCGCTACGCCCGCACGCACGGTCCCTTCCAGCCCGGTGAGGTGGCGCAGCGGCTGGGGCTGGGCGTCGCGGTGGTGACCGCCACCGTGCAACGGCTGGTCGGCACCGGCCGCCTCGTCACCGGCGAGTTCCGTCCCGGCGGCTCCGGCCAGGAGTGGTGCGACGCCGACGTGCTCCGGTCGGTCCGCCGGCGCAGCCTGGCCCGGCTGCGCCAGGAGGTGGAGCCGGTGCCGATCGGCACGCTGGCGCGCTTCACCCCGTCCTGGCAGTCGGTGGGCAGCCGGATGCGCGGCCCGGACGGCGTCCTCGCGGTCGTCGAGCAGCTGGCGGGCGCCCTCGTGCCGGCCAGCGCACTGGAGTCGCTGGTGCTGCCGGCCCGGGTCCGCGACTACTCCCCCGCGATGCTCGACGAGCTGACGAGCGCCGGCGAGGTGCTGTGGGCCGGTGCGGGTGGGCTGCCCGGCGGTGACGGCTGGGTCAGCCTGGTCCCGGCCGACCTCGCTCCGCTCCTGCTCCCCGAGCCACTCGAGCTGCCCGAGGCGGGGTCCACCGTGCTGGGCCCGCTGTCCGGCGGTCAGGCGCTGTTCTTCCGCGGGTTGTCGGACCTGGCCGGCTCCACCGACGACGCCGCCTTCGCCGACCTCGTGTGGGACCTCGTCTGGTCCGGCGTGCTCACCAACGACACCCTCGCGCCGCTGCGCACCCGGCTGTCCGGCGGCGGCACGCACAAGCGCCAGCCCGCGCCGCCCCGGGCCCGGCTGGACCGCAGCCGCTACGGCCGCACCCGGCTGGGCCGGCCGGCCATGCCGACCCGCAGCGGCCCACCGACGATGGCCGGCCGGTGGTCCCGGCTGCCCGACCGGGAGCCCAACGCCACCAAGCGGACGACGGCCCGCGCCGAGGCGCTGCTCGAGCGGCACGGCGTGCTCACCCGCGGCGCGGTGGTGGCCGAGCAGGTCTCGGGGGGCTTCTCCGCGGTGTACCCGGTCCTGCGGGCCTTCGAGGAGAACGGCCGGGCCCGTCGCGGCTACTTCGTGGAGACCCTCGGCGCCGCCCAGTTCGGCACGCCGGGGTCGGTCGACCGGCTGCGCGGTTTCGCCTCCCCCGACCGGGTGCCCAGCGGCGCGGTGGTGCTGGCCGCGACCGACCCGGCCAACGTCTACGGCGCGGCGCTCCCCTGGCCCGAGCGCCCGGACGGCGCCTCCGCCGAGCCGGGCAGCGACGCGGGCGCGGCGGTCGACGTCGGTGAGGGCACCGGCGGCGGACGGCGCTCCACCGGGCACCGAGCCGGGCGGAAGGCCGGCGCGCTGGTGGTGCTGGTCGACGGCGAGCTGGTGCTCTACGTCGAGCGCGGCGGCAAGACGCTGCTGTCCTGGACCGAGGACGAGACCGCGCTCAAGGAGGCCGCGACGGCGCTGTCCGGGGCGGTCGCGGCGGGCGCGCTGGGCCGGATGGTGGTGCAGAAGGCCGACGGCGCCTCGGTGCACGAGGCGACCCCGCTGTCGGCCGCGCTGCAGGCGGCCGGCTTCGCCGCCACCCCCCGCGGCCTGCGCCTGCGCGCCTGA
- a CDS encoding antibiotic biosynthesis monooxygenase encodes MQRRERSTSSPVTAPEAVVAAAEPVTVTVARDVRGDQREAFERWAAEVLGLAAEFPGNLGTSLLRPGPGSTLYHLVYRFADGESLARWERSTERQAALQRVEHLTDRVDYAHVAGLDSFFTALTPARPGPRWRMTVLTVAAVFGITLVFQLLVSPHVTSWPLPLRLLLSAVIVVVLLGYVVMPALTRLFARWLHPSRY; translated from the coding sequence GTGCAGCGACGCGAGCGATCGACGAGCTCCCCGGTCACCGCGCCCGAGGCGGTGGTCGCGGCCGCCGAGCCGGTCACGGTCACCGTCGCCCGCGACGTGCGGGGCGACCAGCGTGAGGCCTTCGAGCGGTGGGCCGCCGAGGTGCTGGGCCTGGCCGCGGAGTTCCCGGGCAACCTTGGCACCAGCCTGCTGCGTCCCGGCCCGGGCTCGACCCTCTACCACCTGGTCTACCGCTTCGCCGACGGCGAGTCGCTGGCGCGCTGGGAGCGCTCGACCGAGCGGCAGGCCGCGCTGCAGCGCGTCGAGCACCTGACCGACCGGGTCGACTACGCACACGTGGCCGGTCTGGACAGCTTCTTCACGGCGCTGACCCCCGCCCGGCCGGGGCCCCGCTGGCGGATGACCGTCCTCACGGTGGCCGCTGTCTTCGGTATCACGCTCGTCTTCCAGCTGCTGGTGTCGCCGCACGTGACGAGCTGGCCGCTGCCCCTGCGGTTGCTGCTGTCGGCGGTCATCGTGGTGGTGCTGCTGGGCTACGTCGTCATGCCGGCGTTGACCCGCCTCTTCGCTCGCTGGCTGCACCCCTCCCGCTACTGA
- a CDS encoding DNA-formamidopyrimidine glycosylase family protein, with product MPEGDTVWLAAKRMDTALGGATLRRGELRVPQLAATDLAGRTVSAVVPRGKHMLTRFTDGWTLRTHYRMDGSWHIYRHGTRWRGGPAFSIRAILATDEWECVGYRLHDVAMVRTEHEDQLVGHLGPDVLGPDWDLEEALRRLRAHPDEQIGVAILDQRNLCGPGNLYKVEGLFVCGVHPWMRVADVEDLPELVERTRSLMLANRDRPEQSTTGDLRRGRDHWVYGRKDRPCYRCSTPILRGDQGPDLQERITYWCPRCQAARSPIDPAARTGEPDHPPPLPSAS from the coding sequence GTGCCCGAGGGAGACACCGTCTGGCTGGCGGCGAAGCGGATGGACACCGCGCTCGGCGGCGCCACCCTGCGCCGCGGTGAGCTGCGCGTGCCGCAGTTGGCCGCCACCGACCTCGCCGGTCGCACCGTCTCCGCGGTGGTGCCCCGCGGCAAGCACATGCTCACCCGGTTCACCGACGGCTGGACGTTGCGCACGCACTACCGGATGGACGGCAGCTGGCACATCTACCGGCACGGCACCCGGTGGCGCGGCGGTCCGGCCTTCTCCATCCGCGCCATCCTGGCCACCGACGAGTGGGAGTGCGTGGGCTACCGGCTGCACGACGTGGCGATGGTGCGCACCGAGCACGAGGACCAGCTGGTCGGCCACCTCGGCCCCGACGTCCTCGGCCCGGACTGGGACCTCGAGGAGGCGCTGCGCCGGCTGCGGGCACACCCCGACGAGCAGATCGGCGTGGCGATCCTCGACCAGCGCAACCTGTGCGGTCCCGGCAACCTCTACAAGGTCGAGGGCTTGTTCGTCTGCGGCGTGCACCCGTGGATGCGGGTCGCCGACGTCGAGGACCTGCCGGAGCTGGTCGAGCGGACCCGGTCGCTGATGCTCGCCAACCGCGACCGTCCGGAGCAGAGCACCACCGGCGACCTGCGCCGCGGACGCGACCACTGGGTCTACGGCCGCAAGGACCGCCCCTGCTACCGCTGCAGCACGCCGATCCTGCGCGGCGACCAGGGGCCGGACCTGCAGGAGCGGATCACCTACTGGTGCCCCCGCTGCCAGGCCGCCCGCTCCCCCATCGACCCGGCGGCCCGCACCGGCGAGCCCGACCACCCGCCGCCGCTCCCCAGCGCCTCCTGA
- a CDS encoding PspA/IM30 family protein, producing the protein MPNPFVKLWKYLTASANAKIDEKADPKIQIQQAIEAEQQRHQALANQAAAVLGNQRQLEMRLNRQLGEVEKLQASARQALVLADQTRAGGDAAKAAEYENAAQAFATQLVAAEQSMEDLKRSHDEALQAAEQARGAVEQSRMRLQTTLAERTKLMSQLEQAKMQEHVAASLKQVNELSAPGNTPSLGEVRDKIEARYANALGQAELAQTSVEGRMLEVQKATLDVAGASRLDQIRASMGQPAVTGQTAAPALEEGTPSVPTSTAQPAAQSADRPDQQ; encoded by the coding sequence ATGCCGAACCCGTTCGTGAAGCTGTGGAAGTACCTCACGGCCTCGGCCAACGCGAAGATCGACGAGAAGGCCGACCCGAAGATCCAGATCCAGCAGGCGATCGAGGCCGAGCAGCAGCGGCACCAGGCCCTGGCCAACCAGGCGGCCGCGGTGTTGGGCAACCAGCGCCAGCTGGAGATGCGGCTCAACCGGCAGCTCGGCGAGGTGGAGAAGCTGCAGGCCTCCGCGCGCCAGGCGCTGGTGCTGGCCGACCAGACCCGCGCCGGCGGGGACGCGGCCAAGGCGGCGGAGTACGAGAACGCCGCGCAGGCCTTCGCCACCCAGCTGGTCGCCGCCGAGCAGTCGATGGAGGACCTCAAGCGCAGCCACGACGAGGCGCTCCAGGCCGCCGAGCAGGCGCGCGGCGCGGTCGAGCAGAGCCGGATGCGGCTGCAGACGACCCTGGCCGAGCGCACCAAGCTGATGAGCCAGCTCGAGCAGGCCAAGATGCAGGAGCACGTGGCGGCCTCGCTCAAGCAGGTGAACGAGCTCTCCGCGCCGGGCAACACCCCGAGCCTCGGTGAGGTGCGGGACAAGATCGAGGCCCGCTACGCGAACGCCCTGGGCCAGGCCGAGCTGGCGCAGACGTCGGTCGAGGGCCGGATGCTCGAGGTGCAGAAGGCGACCCTCGACGTCGCCGGCGCCTCGCGGCTGGACCAGATCCGCGCCTCGATGGGGCAGCCCGCGGTCACCGGTCAGACCGCGGCGCCGGCGCTGGAGGAGGGGACGCCGTCGGTGCCGACGTCCACCGCGCAGCCGGCGGCCCAGTCGGCGGACCGCCCCGACCAGCAGTAG
- a CDS encoding carbohydrate kinase family protein: protein MTSDRSVLSVLGELVVDMLPEAAAGAGQHGTTPHYVARPGGNALNVAVAAGRLGVPVRLLARLGTGPLAVGLRRHVELAGVDLAGLLPATEPVSLALVGLGPDGSPDYGFHVQGAADWQWTDEELAAVLPSGTAILHVGSISSWTPPGCEAIARLVEQVAADGRALVSVDPNIRPMLADGPVGTALGNSAASVRARLDRLLSRADIVKVSAEDLAWLEPDSAGDLDGTALRWADRGAALVLLTDGGAPLRIARPGRELLRREPPRVTVADTVGAGDSLAAGLFAGLLDAGITTRAALEELPDEQLLPIVDDAALVAALNCTREGADPPTREELEAARR, encoded by the coding sequence GTGACCAGCGACCGCTCGGTGCTGAGCGTCCTCGGTGAACTCGTCGTCGACATGCTGCCCGAGGCCGCGGCCGGCGCCGGGCAGCACGGCACGACCCCGCACTACGTCGCCCGGCCCGGCGGCAACGCCCTCAACGTCGCGGTGGCCGCCGGCCGTCTCGGCGTCCCGGTCCGGCTGCTCGCCCGGTTGGGCACCGGCCCGCTGGCCGTGGGGCTGCGGCGGCACGTGGAGCTGGCCGGCGTGGACCTCGCCGGGCTGCTGCCGGCCACCGAGCCGGTCAGCCTCGCGCTGGTGGGCCTGGGCCCCGACGGCTCCCCCGACTACGGGTTCCACGTGCAGGGAGCCGCCGACTGGCAGTGGACCGACGAGGAGCTCGCCGCCGTCCTGCCATCCGGGACGGCGATCCTGCACGTCGGTTCGATCTCCAGCTGGACCCCGCCGGGCTGCGAGGCGATCGCCCGGCTGGTCGAGCAGGTGGCCGCCGACGGCCGTGCGCTGGTCAGCGTCGACCCCAACATCCGCCCGATGCTGGCCGACGGCCCGGTCGGGACGGCGCTGGGCAACTCCGCCGCATCGGTGCGCGCGCGTCTCGACCGGCTGCTGTCCCGGGCCGACATCGTCAAGGTCAGCGCCGAGGACCTCGCCTGGCTCGAGCCCGACAGCGCCGGCGACCTCGACGGGACGGCCCTGCGCTGGGCCGACCGCGGCGCCGCCCTGGTGCTGCTCACCGACGGCGGGGCGCCCCTGCGCATCGCCCGGCCCGGCCGTGAACTGCTGCGCCGCGAGCCGCCGCGGGTGACCGTGGCCGACACGGTGGGCGCCGGCGACTCGCTGGCGGCGGGGCTGTTCGCCGGGCTGCTGGACGCGGGGATCACCACCCGGGCCGCGCTGGAGGAGCTGCCCGACGAGCAGCTGCTGCCGATCGTCGACGACGCCGCCCTGGTCGCGGCGCTCAACTGCACCCGGGAGGGCGCTGACCCGCCGACCCGCGAGGAGCTGGAGGCGGCCCGCCGGTGA
- a CDS encoding GNAT family N-acetyltransferase, whose translation MSAPDDVTLVGFAELSATVVRARLLAAHERFWDVETRPLHHPVWFDQFGGFGALARSADGEDVGYLLGVVTADRLAYLHLLAVRDDRRRTGLGRRLVAWFDDLSRNTGARVVQAVTWPEDTAAVALHTALGASAHLAQDRAGPGQHRLVLTRSLAR comes from the coding sequence GTGAGCGCCCCCGACGACGTCACGCTGGTCGGGTTCGCCGAGCTGTCGGCCACCGTCGTCCGCGCGCGTCTGCTCGCCGCGCACGAGAGGTTCTGGGACGTCGAGACCCGGCCGCTGCACCACCCGGTCTGGTTCGACCAGTTCGGCGGCTTCGGCGCGCTGGCCCGTAGCGCCGACGGGGAGGACGTCGGCTACCTGCTCGGCGTGGTCACCGCCGACCGGCTGGCCTACCTGCACCTGCTCGCCGTGCGGGACGACCGGCGCCGGACCGGGCTGGGCCGCCGGCTGGTGGCGTGGTTCGACGACCTGTCGCGCAACACCGGGGCGCGCGTCGTCCAGGCGGTGACCTGGCCGGAGGACACCGCCGCGGTCGCCCTCCACACCGCGCTCGGCGCCAGTGCCCACCTGGCGCAGGACCGCGCCGGGCCCGGCCAGCACCGCCTGGTCCTGACGCGCTCGCTCGCCCGCTAG
- a CDS encoding ABC transporter ATP-binding protein has protein sequence MASIEMRNIVKQYGDGYPAVNDVSLDIADGEFMILVGPSGCGKSTLLRMIVGLEDITSGDMLIGGKRVNDLAPRDRNLSMVFQNYALYPHMTVYENIAFPLRLAKMPDDEVRRRVTEASDVLELKDHLERKPANLSGGQRQRVAMGRAIVRQAEAFLFDEPLSNLDAKLRGQMRTEISRLQRRLGITTVYVTHDQTEAMTLGDRVCVLRKGKIQQVASPRELYEQPVNLFVAGFIGSPPMNFLPASLDGDRLQTPFGPITLDERRAAAVRGRDLLLVGIRPEYFEDASLVDEAKRPLGSLFRARVDVTEWLGDSQYAYIPYEAPEAIRNQLRELSRELDAEELRTQAIVSIDATSRIREGREAEFWLDARKVHVFDPQTGENLTRDAEAGARLTQMATEDRVEQVQEAQAQGTTVSGGATRAGAA, from the coding sequence ATGGCTTCGATCGAGATGCGCAACATCGTCAAGCAGTACGGCGACGGCTATCCGGCGGTCAACGACGTCAGCCTGGACATCGCCGACGGGGAGTTCATGATCCTGGTCGGCCCGTCCGGCTGCGGGAAGTCGACCCTGCTGCGGATGATCGTCGGGCTCGAGGACATCACCAGCGGCGACATGCTGATCGGTGGCAAGCGGGTCAACGACCTCGCACCCCGCGACCGCAACCTGTCGATGGTGTTCCAGAACTACGCGCTGTACCCGCACATGACCGTGTACGAGAACATCGCCTTCCCGCTGCGGCTGGCCAAGATGCCCGACGACGAGGTGCGCCGCCGCGTCACCGAGGCCTCCGACGTGCTCGAACTGAAGGACCACCTGGAGCGCAAGCCCGCCAACCTCTCCGGTGGCCAGCGGCAGCGGGTGGCCATGGGCCGGGCCATCGTGCGCCAGGCGGAGGCGTTCCTCTTCGACGAGCCGCTGTCCAACCTCGACGCCAAGCTGCGCGGGCAGATGCGCACCGAGATTTCCCGGCTGCAGCGTCGGCTGGGCATCACCACGGTCTACGTCACCCACGACCAGACCGAGGCGATGACCCTGGGCGACCGGGTCTGCGTGCTGCGCAAGGGCAAGATCCAGCAGGTCGCGTCACCGCGCGAGCTCTACGAGCAGCCGGTCAACCTCTTCGTCGCCGGCTTCATCGGCTCACCGCCGATGAACTTCCTGCCCGCCTCTCTGGACGGTGACCGGCTGCAGACGCCGTTCGGGCCGATCACCCTCGACGAGCGCCGCGCCGCGGCAGTGCGTGGCCGTGACCTGCTGCTGGTCGGCATCCGGCCGGAGTACTTCGAGGACGCGTCGCTGGTCGACGAGGCCAAGCGGCCGCTGGGTTCGCTGTTCCGGGCGCGGGTAGACGTCACCGAGTGGCTGGGTGACTCGCAGTACGCCTACATCCCCTACGAGGCACCCGAGGCGATCCGCAACCAGCTGCGCGAGCTGTCCCGGGAGCTGGACGCCGAGGAACTGCGCACCCAGGCGATCGTCTCCATCGATGCCACCAGCCGGATCCGGGAGGGGCGTGAGGCGGAGTTCTGGCTGGACGCGCGGAAGGTGCACGTGTTCGACCCGCAGACCGGCGAGAACCTCACCCGGGACGCCGAGGCCGGCGCCCGGCTGACCCAGATGGCGACCGAGGACCGGGTGGAGCAGGTCCAGGAGGCGCAGGCCCAGGGGACGACGGTCAGCGGCGGGGCCACCCGGGCCGGGGCGGCCTGA
- a CDS encoding carbohydrate ABC transporter permease, producing MSRREKIWWLIGGLVLVFYCLFPIAWIVSLSFKAPSDLANGGFLPTQFTGQNYGDIFTGSASGLFLPSLRNSFGICLIATFISCVLAMFAAYAIARLDFPGKRVILTTALAVAIFPIISIVTPLFNVWRQIGLYDTWPGLILPYLSLTLPISIWTMSAFFREIPWEMEQAAQVDGATTWQAFRKVIVPLAAPGVFTTAIIAFFIAWNDFLYGISLTSTEAARPVPAALGLFSGASQFEDPTGVTAAAAVIVTIPVIVLVLLFQRRIVAGLTNGAVKG from the coding sequence ATGTCCCGACGCGAGAAGATCTGGTGGCTCATCGGCGGGTTGGTCCTCGTCTTCTACTGCCTGTTCCCGATCGCCTGGATCGTGTCCCTGTCGTTCAAGGCGCCGTCCGACCTCGCCAACGGCGGGTTCCTGCCGACGCAGTTCACCGGTCAGAACTACGGCGACATCTTCACCGGGAGCGCTAGCGGCCTGTTCCTGCCGTCGCTCCGCAACTCCTTCGGCATCTGCCTGATCGCGACGTTCATCTCCTGTGTGCTGGCGATGTTCGCCGCCTACGCCATCGCGCGGCTGGACTTCCCGGGCAAGCGGGTCATCCTGACGACCGCGCTCGCCGTGGCGATCTTCCCGATCATCTCGATCGTCACGCCGCTGTTCAACGTGTGGCGGCAGATCGGCCTGTACGACACCTGGCCGGGGTTGATCCTCCCGTACCTGTCGCTCACCCTGCCGATCTCCATCTGGACGATGTCGGCCTTCTTCCGGGAGATCCCCTGGGAGATGGAGCAGGCTGCGCAGGTCGACGGTGCGACCACCTGGCAGGCCTTCCGCAAGGTGATCGTCCCGCTGGCCGCCCCGGGCGTGTTCACCACGGCGATCATCGCGTTCTTCATCGCCTGGAACGACTTCCTGTACGGCATCTCCCTGACCTCGACCGAGGCGGCGCGACCGGTCCCTGCTGCACTCGGCCTGTTCTCCGGTGCCTCACAGTTCGAGGACCCGACCGGCGTCACAGCCGCGGCCGCCGTGATCGTCACCATCCCGGTGATCGTCCTCGTGCTGCTCTTCCAGCGGCGCATCGTCGCCGGTCTCACCAACGGCGCGGTCAAGGGCTGA